In Streptomyces chartreusis NRRL 3882, the following are encoded in one genomic region:
- a CDS encoding SH3 domain-containing protein, translating into MRLRSSLTSRLSIAAAAGILAATAAVTPAVADDDWGAGGDQSSGNDWNSGGNGNNDWNGGGNGDHHHRDPRTTRGVVTANTLALRSAPNRGSQIIRFAHRGDVVSIFCKWEGESVQGNPTWYLLTDGTWAWGSARFIDPIDRKPRRC; encoded by the coding sequence ATGCGCCTGCGCTCCTCACTCACCAGCCGCCTCTCCATAGCAGCCGCCGCGGGCATCCTCGCGGCCACGGCAGCCGTCACCCCCGCCGTCGCGGACGACGACTGGGGCGCAGGGGGCGACCAGTCCAGCGGAAACGACTGGAACTCGGGCGGCAACGGCAACAACGACTGGAACGGCGGCGGCAACGGCGACCACCACCACCGCGACCCACGCACCACCCGGGGCGTCGTCACGGCGAACACCCTGGCGCTGCGCAGCGCGCCCAACCGCGGCTCACAGATCATCCGGTTCGCCCACCGAGGCGACGTCGTCTCCATCTTCTGCAAGTGGGAAGGCGAGAGCGTGCAGGGCAATCCCACCTGGTACCTCCTGACGGACGGCACCTGGGCCTGGGGCTCGGCCCGCTTCATCGACCCCATCGACCGCAAGCCACGCCGGTGCTGA
- a CDS encoding FtsW/RodA/SpoVE family cell cycle protein, with product MSKAGIIVATADPPAPAVRRLPRRRGIELALIVLAVLLSVYGYCAVGLAQHDALPPGAAGYGAGLGVLALLAHLAVRLRAPHADPLLLPIGVLLNGLGLVLIYRLDLETPGDRAAPAQLIWSTLGVALFILVVLLLRDHRVLQRYTYVCVVAALVLLTLPILFPAVNGARIWIRIAGFSIQPGEFAKVLLAVFFAAYLAANRNALAYTGRHVWKLQLPTGRVLGPIVAVWLVSVGVLVLERDLGTSLLFFGLFVVLLYVATGRTGWIAVGLLLAALGAVAVGRLEPHVHSRIETWLHPFASIEAGEGPNQLAQSLFAFAEGGVLGTGLGLGHSVLIGFAVKSDFILATAGEELGLAGLSAIFLLYGLLVERGYRAGLALREPFGRLLAVGLASLVALQVFVIAGGVTGLIPLTGMAMPFLAQGGSSVVTNWSIVALLVRVSDSARRQHDGPDTR from the coding sequence ATGAGCAAGGCCGGAATCATCGTGGCGACGGCGGACCCGCCCGCACCCGCCGTCCGCCGCCTCCCCCGGCGCCGTGGCATCGAGCTCGCCCTCATCGTCCTGGCCGTACTGCTGTCCGTGTACGGCTACTGCGCCGTGGGCCTCGCCCAGCACGACGCCCTCCCGCCCGGTGCGGCCGGCTACGGCGCCGGGCTCGGCGTGCTCGCGCTGCTGGCGCATCTCGCCGTGCGCCTGCGGGCCCCGCACGCCGACCCGCTCCTCCTGCCCATCGGCGTGCTGCTCAACGGGCTCGGCCTGGTGCTCATCTACCGGCTCGACCTGGAGACCCCGGGCGACCGGGCGGCGCCGGCCCAGCTGATCTGGTCGACGCTGGGCGTGGCGCTGTTCATCCTGGTCGTCCTCCTGCTGCGGGACCACCGGGTGCTCCAGCGCTACACGTACGTCTGTGTCGTGGCCGCGCTGGTGCTGCTCACGCTGCCGATCCTGTTCCCGGCGGTGAACGGCGCCCGCATCTGGATCCGGATCGCCGGGTTCTCCATCCAGCCGGGCGAGTTCGCGAAGGTGCTGCTGGCGGTGTTCTTCGCCGCGTATCTGGCCGCGAACCGCAACGCCCTCGCCTACACCGGCCGGCACGTCTGGAAGCTCCAGTTGCCCACCGGCCGGGTCCTCGGCCCGATCGTCGCCGTCTGGCTGGTGAGCGTCGGCGTCCTGGTCCTGGAACGGGACCTCGGGACCTCGCTGCTCTTCTTCGGCCTGTTCGTCGTCCTGCTCTACGTCGCCACCGGCCGCACCGGCTGGATCGCGGTCGGTCTGCTGCTGGCCGCGCTGGGGGCGGTCGCCGTCGGCCGGCTGGAGCCGCACGTGCACAGCAGGATCGAGACGTGGCTGCACCCGTTCGCCTCGATCGAGGCGGGCGAGGGCCCCAACCAGCTGGCCCAGTCCCTGTTCGCCTTCGCGGAGGGCGGCGTGCTCGGCACCGGTCTCGGGCTCGGTCACTCGGTCCTCATCGGATTCGCCGTGAAGTCGGACTTCATCCTGGCCACGGCGGGCGAGGAGCTCGGCCTGGCGGGCCTGTCCGCGATCTTCCTCCTCTACGGCCTGCTGGTGGAGCGCGGCTACCGGGCCGGCCTCGCCCTGCGCGAGCCCTTCGGGCGGCTGCTCGCCGTCGGCCTCGCCTCGCTGGTGGCGCTCCAGGTGTTCGTGATCGCGGGCGGGGTGACCGGCCTGATCCCGCTGACCGGCATGGCGATGCCGTTCCTGGCACAGGGCGGCTCGTCGGTGGTGACCAACTGGTCGATCGTGGCACTGCTGGTGCGGGTCAGCGACTCGGCACGCCGTCAGCACGACGGGCCGGACACCCGGTGA
- a CDS encoding sensor histidine kinase, which yields MRPALPQWSGTLAAKAAAFITVMCCALAALLGVLVHVQVTNQTVGQARDQALQRLTQAAERYEAGDALKRGGGVDPPGLPPPLRNLAVSGDRGTMVADFEGRPTMWAAGPADGDRALAVAVDYSQQARTIAGLDRAILWSSGLAIGATLLVGAFAVTRVTRRLHTTALVARRISAGDLDARVNDPRTDPRTKAPARPQDEVAAVAAALDSMASSLQGKLLAEQRFTADVAHELRTPLTGLHAAAELLPPGRPTELVRDRVAALRTLTEDLLEISRLDTGRERLELDTEQLGPLAERVVRGAGSDTEVRVVRDVAVETDRRRLERVLGNLVANAHKHGRGPVVVTVDGPVVTVRDHGDGFPEYLVVHGPQRFRTEGGAKGHGLGLTIALGQAEVLGARLEFANAADGGAVATLRVPTE from the coding sequence ATGAGACCCGCGCTCCCCCAGTGGTCCGGGACGCTCGCCGCGAAGGCCGCCGCCTTCATCACCGTGATGTGCTGCGCGCTGGCCGCCCTGCTCGGCGTCCTGGTGCACGTACAGGTGACGAACCAGACCGTCGGCCAGGCCCGCGACCAGGCGTTGCAGCGGCTGACGCAGGCGGCGGAGCGGTACGAGGCCGGGGACGCGCTCAAGCGTGGCGGCGGCGTGGATCCCCCGGGTCTGCCCCCGCCGCTGCGGAACCTGGCGGTCTCCGGCGACCGCGGCACCATGGTCGCCGACTTCGAGGGGCGCCCCACGATGTGGGCGGCCGGGCCCGCCGACGGCGACCGGGCCCTGGCCGTGGCGGTCGACTACTCCCAGCAGGCCCGCACCATCGCGGGCCTGGACCGGGCGATCCTGTGGTCGTCGGGGCTGGCGATCGGGGCGACGCTGCTGGTCGGGGCGTTCGCGGTGACGCGGGTGACGCGGCGGCTGCACACCACGGCGCTGGTGGCCCGGCGGATCAGCGCGGGCGACCTGGACGCGCGCGTGAACGACCCCCGTACGGACCCCCGGACGAAGGCCCCGGCGCGCCCGCAGGACGAGGTGGCCGCGGTCGCCGCCGCGCTGGACTCCATGGCGTCGTCGCTGCAGGGCAAGCTGCTCGCCGAGCAGCGGTTCACCGCGGACGTGGCACACGAGCTGCGCACGCCGCTCACCGGGCTGCACGCAGCGGCCGAACTGCTGCCGCCGGGCCGCCCGACCGAGCTGGTGCGGGACCGGGTGGCGGCCCTGCGCACCCTCACCGAGGACCTGCTGGAGATCTCCCGGCTGGACACCGGCCGGGAGCGGCTGGAGCTGGACACCGAGCAGTTGGGGCCGCTGGCCGAGCGGGTGGTGCGGGGCGCGGGGAGCGACACGGAGGTCCGGGTCGTACGGGATGTGGCCGTGGAGACGGACCGGCGGCGGCTGGAGCGGGTGCTGGGCAATCTCGTGGCGAACGCGCACAAGCACGGGCGGGGGCCGGTCGTCGTGACCGTGGACGGGCCGGTGGTCACCGTCCGGGACCACGGGGACGGTTTTCCGGAGTACCTGGTGGTGCACGGGCCGCAGCGGTTCCGTACGGAGGGCGGTGCCAAGGGGCACGGCCTGGGGCTGACGATCGCGCTGGGGCAGGCCGAGGTGCTGGGGGCCCGGCTGGAGTTCGCGAATGCGGCGGACGGTGGTGCAGTGGCGACGCTCAGGGTGCCGACGGAGTGA
- a CDS encoding protein-tyrosine phosphatase family protein translates to MRTRRKPDVPAPERPWNEVVPGLWMGGHEYAGASGHPEFAVVRDEFDLVQTLLRLPGHGPDPDVPHHVWPIPDGPLDGTQLAGVIRLAEAACEALDEGRTVLVRCYHGYNRSGLVVAHALMRRGNSADAAIRLIRDRRSPWALHNELFVEYLRAGLATARLLEELTE, encoded by the coding sequence TTGCGTACCCGCAGGAAACCGGATGTGCCGGCTCCGGAGCGTCCCTGGAACGAGGTCGTCCCCGGGTTGTGGATGGGCGGCCATGAGTACGCCGGGGCCTCGGGGCATCCGGAGTTCGCCGTCGTACGGGACGAGTTCGACCTTGTGCAGACGCTGCTGCGGCTGCCGGGGCACGGGCCCGATCCGGACGTCCCGCACCACGTCTGGCCCATCCCCGACGGGCCGCTCGACGGGACGCAGCTCGCCGGCGTGATCCGGCTGGCCGAGGCCGCCTGCGAGGCGCTGGACGAGGGCCGCACGGTCCTCGTCCGCTGTTACCACGGGTACAACCGCTCCGGCCTCGTCGTCGCGCATGCGCTGATGCGGCGGGGGAACTCCGCCGACGCGGCGATCCGGCTGATCCGGGACCGCCGTTCGCCGTGGGCGCTGCACAACGAACTGTTCGTCGAGTACCTGCGGGCCGGGCTGGCGACGGCCCGGCTGCTGGAGGAGCTGACCGAGTAG